GTACCTCCCGGGGTCGGTGTGGGATCCACTGTAGTGGCCGAAAACGACCTCCGGCCGCCCGTGGGCGGCCGGAGGATGGATCAGGGGTGCAGCAGGTCAGGCGGGGACGCCCTGCTGGCGACGCCGGCCGTAGCCGACCCCGCCGACGCCGGCGCCGACGAGGGCGGTGCCGAGCAGCAGCCACATCACGTTCGGGCCACCGGTGTTGGGCAGGTTGCCGTTGTCGTCGTCGTCACCGCCGGGTCCGGCACCGAGGCGGAAGGCCGTGGTGTCGTCGGACGGGAGGAAGAGCTCGGTGTTGTCCGGCGTCAGCGCCGCGGTCGCGATGTACTTGCCGCGCGGCAGCGAGGGGCCGGTGACCGGGACGGCGTCGTCGACGAAGTGCACCGTCGTGGTGAACAGCGGGGCCGAGGCCACGGCACGCGCACCGCGCGCGGTGCCGGACGCGGCGAGGATCTTGACCTCGATGTCGCCCTCGGGCGGCGTCGGGTAGTTGGCGCTCGCGCTCACCTCGAGCTCGACGGGCTTGCCGATCTCGGCGTCGACGACGACGATCAGCGTCTCCGTCGGGATCTGCATCCCGCTGTATCCGTCGTCAGCAGTGGCGGAGCCCACGGGCGTCACGACGACCGCAGCCGACAGTGCGGCGAGCGCAGCGATCTTCCTCAGCACAACTTCCTCCTACAGCCAGTCCCCATGCAACGACCCGGCTCGTCTCTGGGACGGGAAGTGCGTTGCACATGATCCTAGTGGGTCAGGACGCGTTCGTGGGAACAGACTCCACCAAGTGGCCGAATGCGACGGACCGGTTGTCGGTGTGGAAGATCTCCGAACAGGTCAGCAACGTGATGATGTGGGTGTTCGGATCGCCGTCGATCGTGTCCGGCGGCTGGGTGCCGCCGTCGGGGTTGACGGGCTTCGGGTCCAGGACCCAGGTCTTCGTGAACGGGATGATCAGGTCCTCGCCACCGCTGTCCAGGACATAGGTGTACGTCGCCGCGCGGGTCATCACGAAGATCTCGTCGCCCGGCTCGAGCTTCGGGAAGTCGGCGAAGGGCTCACCGTGGGTGACCCGGTGGCCGGCCAGCACGTAGTTGCCCTCCGCGCCGGCGTCCGCGGTGTTCTCCATGTGGCCGACGCCGGCAGCCAGGACCTCGTCGGAGGACCCTTCGAGCACGGGCACCTCGTAGTCCTTGCCGAAGCGCGGGATGACCAGGATGGCGCTGGCGTTGCCGAAGTCGGTGCGTACGACGTCCTGTCCGTCGGCCCAGCCGTCGCGCAGCGAGATGGCCACCTGGCCCTGGCGGCGCTCGGACACCCAGTTGGTGCCCCAGAACTGCCAGGCCACCCACGCAAGCACGGCGAGGCCGGCGGCGATCAGGCCGCAGCCGAGCCAGAACGAGACACGTCGTCCGGTCGACACCGGAGGCTTCGCGGTGGTGCTGCCCGACCCGTTGCCGGGGCGTTGACGGCGCCGGCGGACGCGGACCGTGCCCTCGCCCTCATCGCTCGTGGCGCCCTCGTCGGGTCCGTCAGGTGCGTCGACCTGCGACATGGGTGTCCCTCCTCCAGCGGCCCCACTGACCGCTCCCGCTCATCCAACGCCATGGCGGCGCAAGCGTCACGCGAACGGCCGAACCACGGGACGCCTCCGTCCCGCGGAGCGTCAGGCGAGCGCCCGGGGGCGCCGGCTGCCGCCGGCGAGGCCGCCGCCCGCGACGACCAGCCCGAGGCCGGCCAGCAGGATCCACAGGTGCGGACCACCGGTGTTGGGCAGCGTGCCGTTGTCGTCGTCCTCACCGCCGGTGCCACCGCCTCCGACCCGGAAGCCGACGGCGTTGCGGCAGCCCGTGAGCTGTCCGTCGTCGGGCGTGAACGCCATGGTGACGCGGTAGCGACCGCGCGGGAGCACCGGGCCGAGGACCTCGATCGGGCTGCCTTCGTAGCGCACCGTCTTGGTCCACACGACGCCCCGGGCCGCGGCGCGCGCGGCCTGGCGGGCGCTGGCCGTGGAGATCGTCAGCTTCACCGTGCCGACCTCGGCCACGTTCGAGTTGGACGCGACCTCGATGACGAGGTGCACCCGCTTCCCGACGGCGACGTGCGGCACGTTGATGTTGCAGCTCGTCGGGAACGTGGGCGTGTAGGTGTCGTCGGCGACCGCGCGCCCTCCCGGCACGAGCAGCGCTCCGACAATGGCAAGTGCGGTGAGCAATCGACGCATCTGGCCCCATCTCCCCATAGGTGAACACCGGCATCGGAACCGCTCCCCGAGCGGGGCGGACAGGTGTGTTCGATGATTAAACCGGAAGCGGCGCAGAGAGTTACGTCACGCACCACGGAAATCTTCTCGGATGCGATATTTCGGCGCGCGGAGGCGGCTCCGGATGTGCAAGGAGCCGCCTCGCGCGAACCGGTCAGAGCTCGCTCTGGACCCCCGCGAGGAGCTGGCGGGCCATGACGATGCGCTGCACCTGGTTGGTGCCCTCGTAGATCTGGGTGATCTTCGCGTCGCGCATCATCCGCTCCACCGGGTAGTCGCGGGTGTAGCCGTAGCCGCCGAGCACCTGGACGGCGTTGGTGGTGACCTCCATCGCGACGTCGGACGCGAAGCACTTGGCCGCGGCGCCGAAGAAGGTGAGGTCGGAGTCGCCGCGCTCCGAGCGGCCGGCGGCGGCGTAGGTCAGCTGGCGGGCGGCCTCGACCTTCATGCCCATCTCGGCGAGCAGGAACTGCAGGCCCTGGAAGTCCGCGATCGCCTTGCCGAACTGCTGGCGCTCCTTGGCGTAGCCGAGGGCGTAGTCGAGGGCGCCCTGGGCGACGCCGACGGCCTGGGCGGCGATCGTGATGCGGGTGTGGTCGAGGGTCTTCATGGCGTACTCGAAGCCCTTGCCCTCCTCGCCGATGATCCGGTCGCCGGGGATCCGGACATTGTCGAAGTAGACCTCGCGGGTGGGCGAGCCCTTGATGCCGAGCTTCTTCTCCGGGGCGCCGAAGGAGACGCCCGCGTCGGACTTCTCGACCACGAAGGCCGAGATGCCCCTGGTCCGGGCGTCGGGGTCGGTGGTCGCGAGGACGGTGTAGAACTCCGACTCCCCCGCGTTGGAGATCCAGCGCTTGGTGCCGTTGAGGATCCAGTCGTCGCCGTCGCGGACCGCACGGGTCTTCTGGTTGGCGGCGTCGGAGCCGGCGTCGGGCTCGGAGAGGCAGTACGAGAAGCCGCCCTCGCCGGCCGCGAGCTTGGTGAGGTACTTCTTCTTGATCTCCTCGCCACCGCCGATCATCACGGGCAGGGAGCCGAGCTTGTTGACGGCGGGGATGAGCGACGCGGACACGTCGGCCCGGGCGACCTCCTCGATGACGAGGACCGTGGCGAGCGCGTCGGCGCCGGCGCCGCCGTACTCCTCGGGCACGTGGGGCGCGTGGAAGTCCGCCGCCTGCAGGGCGTCGTGCGCCTCCTGCGGGTAGCGGGCCTCCTCGTCGACCGCGGCGGCGAAGGGCGCGACCTTGGCGTCGCAGATCGCGCGCACGGCCTCGCGGATGGCCTGGTGCTCCTCGGAGAGGGCGTACATCGGGTAGTCGCTCACGCGTGGCTCCTGTGCTCGGGCTCGAACGGTACTCAGTATCATAGTAGCGAGACTCCGTTCCGTCGAGCTAGCCTGAGCCGGTGCCCACCCCCACCCGCGAGCGCCTCGTCGCCGCCGCCTTCGAGCTCTTCGAGGCCCAGGGGTACGACGCCACGACCGTCGACGACATCGCGGCCCGGGCCGGCACCGGGCGGAGCACCTTCTTCCGGCACTTCCGCGGCAAGGAGGAGGTCGTGCTCCCCGACCACGAGGCGCTGCTCGGCCGCCTCGCCGACCGGCTCGCGGTGGCCTCGCCCGGCAGCGCCGGGACCGCCCTGCGCGAGGCGGCCGGCATGGTGCTCAGCCACTACCTCGCCGAGGGCGGGACCGCCCGCGCCCGCTACCGGCTCTCCAGCAGCGTCCCGGCCATCCGGGACCGGGAGACGGCGAGCGTGCAGCGCTACGTCCGGCTCTTCTCGCAGCACATCCACGGCTGGCTGGACCAGGAGCCCGACGGCCCGCTGCGCGCCGAGCTGGTCGCCTCCTCGGTCGTGATCGCCCACAACCACGTGCTGCGGCGGTGGGTGCGCGGCGAGACCGACGACCCCCGCGGCGAGCTCGACGACGCGCTGACGCTCGCCCTGCGGCTGCTGCGCGACCCCGGGGCCCCCGACCAGCCGACGATCGTCATCACCGGCGGGGTCGACGACGTCGACGACGTCGTACGACGGGTCCGCGAGGCGCTCGCGCCGGGGAAGAACCGCGGCCGTCCGGGTATTGCACCTACATGACCTCGGCACCCGCCCACCTGTCCCACGACGCCATCGACCTCATGCTCGACGACTGCGAGACCTGGGCGGTGGTCGGCCTGTCCGCCAACACCCGCCGGACGGCGTACGCGATCGCGCAGGTGCTGCAGGCCCACGGCAAGCGGATCGTGCCCATCCACCCCGTGTTCGGCACGCCCGACGGACCGGAGGAGGTGCTCGGCGAGCGCGGCTACGCGACGCTGGCCGACGTGCCCTTCCCGGTCGACGTGGTCGACGTGTTCCGGCGCTCGGAGGAGGCCGGGCAGTTCGCCGACCAGGCGGTGGCGATCGGTGCGCGCGGCGTGTGGTTCCAGGTGGGCGTGGTCGACGAGGCGGCCTTCGAGCGGACCCGTGCCGCCGGGGTGGCGATGGTGATGGACACCTGCCCGAAGATCGAGTGGGTCAACCGGTCCGTACGCCGCGCCTGAGCCGCCGACCCGGCCAGCCGACGAGCCACTCCAGCGGCCCGCGGCGCCCCAGCAGCGCGAAGACCGCGCCGACGCCGAGCACGACGGCGACGTGCCAGCCGAACGTCCGCTCCTGCTCGGCGGGCCACACGTCCGGCGTCCGCATCACCACGTGCAGCGTGTAGAGCGACAGCGGCATCGCCCCCGCCCCGGCCAGCACGGCGAGAGCGGCGCGTCCCCACCGCGGCAGGACGTCGGCGAGCGCGAGGGCGAGGCCGATCACGACCAGCGCGCTCCCGATGGTCTGCGCGAGATCGAAGGGCGTGGCCGAGTGCGGTGACACGACGAGCAGCCACTGCCAGGCGCCGTCGGTCGGCGTGGTGCCGTGCTGGCTGCCGCTGAGCATCCGCAGCAGCTCGTCCTCGGTCGTGACCCGGTGGGGCACCAGCGCCGTGCGGACCTCCAGGGACGACGTGCACAGCCGTGACACCGCGGTCGCGACCACCGCGAGGCCGAGCCCGCACGCGGCGAGCCGCAGCGGGGTCCGCCAGCCGGTGAGGTCCGTCCGGCCGATCGCCATGCCGGCCAGCAGGTAGGCCAGCCACGGCACCGCCGGGTAGTAGCCGGTCAGCAGGAGGTCGGCGAGCAGCGGTCCCGGATCCACGAACCGCGAGAAGTCGGGGCTCGCGAAGTCCCGGACGGGCAGGCTCGGGCGCACCAGGTGCGACGCCACCGGTGCCGCCACCAGCCAGACCCCCGCCAGCACCGCGAGCGGCACGGCGCGCAGGCCGATGAACGGCAGTCCCAGCAGGAAGAGCACGCCGTAGTAGGCGAGGATGATCGCCAGGCTGGTCTCCAGCCCGCCGAGGGCGAGCCCGAGCAGCGCGACCAGGACCGCCCGGGCCGCCAGGCCGAGCACGGTCCGGGTGCGCTCGCTGCCGCGGACCGGGTGCGCTCCCCCGCTCATCAGCGCGATGCTGACGCCCGCCAGGACCGCGAACAGCGCGGAGGCCCGGCCGCCGGCGAGCCACTGGACGGTGGTCAGCTCGCCGGTCGTCGTACGGCCGTCGAGGACGTGGGTCGCGATCATGCCGACCAGCGCGACGGTGCGCGCCACGTCGATCCCGACGAGGCGCCCCTCGCGCAGCGGCGCGACCCGGAGCATCAGTGGCCCCGGACGACCGCGCCCTTCGCCTCGGCGGCGGCCTTGAGCTCGGCCTGGAAGTCGCTCATCCGCTGCTGGAGCGCGGGGTCGCTCGCCGCCAGGATGCGTACGGCGAGCAGCCCGGCGTTGCGCGCACCGCCGATCGCGACGGTGGCGACCGGCACCCCGGCGGGCATCTGCACGATGGAGAGCAGGGAGTCCATGCCGTCGAGGTACTTCAGCGGCACCGGCACCCCGATGACCGGCAGCGGCGTGACCGCGGCGAGCATGCCGGGCAGGTGGGCCGCGCCGCCGGCGCCGGCGATGATCACCGACAGGCCGCGACCGGCGGCCTCCTTGCCGTAGGCGAGCATCTCCTCCGGCATCCGGTGCGCCGAGACGACGTCCGCCTCGTGGGCGATGCCGAACTCCTGCAGGGCCTCCGCCGCCAGCTGCATCACCGGCCAGTCGGAGTCCGAGCCCATCACGATGCCCACACGCGCAGTCATGGGCGGGAGCCTAGTGAGTCCGGACGACGGCGGGTCACTCGCTGTGGTTGCCGAGATCGCCCCGGAACCACGCCGCCGCGTGCCGCGCCCGCTCGAGGCAGTCCTCGAGGTCGTCGCCGAAGGTGTTGACGTGGCCGACCTTGCGGCCCGGACGCAGGTCCTTGCCGTAGAGGTGCACCCGCAGCCGCGGGTCCCGGGCCAGCGCGTGCGGGTAGCCGTCGTAGAGGCGACCGACGTCGGGGTTGTCGCCACCGAGGATGTTGACCATCACCGTCCACCGGGCGCGGGGCTCGGGCGAGCCGAGCGGCAGGTCGAGCGCGGCGCGCAGGTGGTTCTCGAACTGGCTGGTGACGGCGCCGTCCTGGGTCCAGTGGCCCGTGTTGTGCGGGCGCATCGCGAGCTCGTTGACGAGCACCTGCGGGTTGCCGTCGGCGTCCACGGCCTCGAACAGCTCCACCGCGAGGATGCCGGTCACGCCGAGCTCACCGGCGATCCGCAGCGCCAGCTCCTGGGCAGCGGTGGCCAGCGCCGGGTCGAGGTCGGGCGCCGGCGCGACGACCTCGCGGCAGATGCCGTCGACCTGCAGGCTCGCCACGACCGGGTACGCCGCCGCCTGGCCGCTCGGCGCGCGAGCGACGAGGGCCGAGAGCTCGCGCCGGAAGTCGACCAGCTCCTCGGCGAGGAGCCGGACGCCGGCCTCCTCGGCGGTGGCGAGGGCGTCGGCCGCGTCGGCGGTCGTCCGGGCGAACCAGACGCCCTTGCCGTCGTACCCGCCGCGGCTCGTCTTGAGCACGCACGGCAGGCCGAACGTCTCGACCTCCGCGACCGAGGTGACCACGGCCCAGCGCGGCTGCGGGGCGCCGAGGCGGGTCATCGCCTCGCGCATCACGATCTTGTCCTGCGCGTGCACGAGCGCCTCGGGCCCGGGGTGCGCGACCACGCCGTCGTCGGCCAGGGCGCGCAGGTGCTCGGTCGGGACGTGCTCGTGGTCGAAGGTGACGACCGAGCAGCCCTCGGTGACCGCCCGCAGCGTCGCGAGGTCGCGGTAGTCCCCCACCTGCTGGTCCGGGATGACCTGCGCGGCCGAGACACCCTCGGCCTCGGCCAGCAGCCGCAACGGCACGCCGAGCGCGATCGCGGGCTGGGCCATCATCCGGGCGAGCTGGCCGCCGCCGATGACGGCGATGCGGGGGGAACGTTCGGTCGCTGGCACGGCCGAAGCCTAGGACGCGGCCGCCGTCGGTGCGGAATCAGGCGGGTCGCTCAGGCGGGTCGGTCAGGCGGTGTCGGTCAGCCCGGCGGGCTCGCCGGCCTCGAAGCGCAGCCCCTGGCCGCGGATCGTCGTGATCAGCCGTGGCTGGCGGGTGTCGTCGCCGAGCTTGCGGCGTACCCAGCCCAGGTGCACGTCGATCGTCTTCGAGGAGGTCCAGAAGGTGACCCCCCAGACGTCGCGCATCAGCTCCTCGCGCGTCACGACCGTTCCGGCGCGGGCGATGAGGGCGTGGACGAGGTCGAATTCCTTGCGCGACAGCAGGACCTCCCGGTCCCCGCGCCACGCGCGACGGGTCGACGGATCGACCCGTACGTCCTGCACCTCGATCACAGAGGTCAAGGTAAGGACGCGGGGTGGTCACCGGAGGGGAAACGGCGAGAATTTTGCCTAGCGAATCCGTTGGACCAGATCCGGGAATTCGCCGAACGCAGTCCGTCAGGCGCGTCGTACGGCGACCGGCTCGACCACGCCGAAGCCGCGCACCGGGCGCGGCGGCAGCGGCCGCGACTCGATCTGGTCGGCCGGCAGCAGGTCCGCGGTGGCGTGGTCGACGATGATCCGGTTGCGCCGTGCGACCTGGGTGAGCCGGGCGGCGAGGTTGACCGGCGGGCCGAAGACGTCGCCGAGCCGGAGCACGACGCCGCCGCTGGCGAGGCCGACCCGGACGTCCGGCATGCGGGGGTCGCGGCCGATGACGTTGATGATCCCCTCGGCGGTGGAGAAGGCCGCCATGGGGTCGTCGTTCACGAAGAGGACCGCGTCGCCCATGCTCTTGATCAGGCGACCCTGCTCGCGGGCGATGACGTCGCCGCAACGGGACTCGAAGACCTCGACGAGCTCGCCGATCCGCTCGCGGCTGACCTCGTTGGACAGCGCCGTGAAGCCGACGATGTCGGCGAAGCCGACGCTCAGGTCGGTCGTGTGCGGGTCGGCGTCGATCGCGCGCACCGACTGCATCCGGTCGACCGCGGCGGCCAGGTGGCGGCGCCACGCGTAGACGAGCAGGTCCTCGAACCGGGCCCCGAAGCGGTCCATCACCCAGGCCGTGGAGTCGCCGTCCTCGGCGCCGCCCTGCTCGGCGAACGCCTCGTCGACGTGGTGGACCAGCTCGCCGACCTCCCAGTCGGCCAGCCGCGCCATGCTCAGCCCGACCCCACGGGCGACGTTGAGCGCGACGTCGAGGTCGATGATGCCCTCGCCGAGCAGGTCGACCACCAGCCGGAGCGCGGCGACGTCGGCCTCCGTGTAGGCGCGGGCGTCGCCGCGCTCCGGGAACCCGAGGGTGCGCCACAGCCGGCGCGCCTGCGCGAGCGGGATGCCCGCCTGGTCGGCGACCTCCGCCGCGGTGAGCTGGGGCTCCTCCCCGAGGAAGGTCAGCTCCGGGTCGGTGTCAGACACCTTCGTCGCGGCGCACGCCGGGCCCCTGGTGGAGGTCGTGCAGGAGCTCGTTGAGCTGGCGCTGCGCGGCCTCGACGTGGGGGATGTCGTTGAGCCGGACCATGCCGTGGGTCGACGCGTCGGCGATCAGCAGGCTGCCGCAGCCGAAGGGCCGGTCGATCAGGTTGATCTCGATCGAGATGTCGCTCACCCGGGCCAGCGGGATGTCGTGGCCGCGGCGGGTCAGGATGCCGTTGCGGGTGATCAGGCGCCGGTCGGTGAAGGCGTGGACCGTCGTCAGCCAGACGAGGAAGGGCCGCACCGAGAACCACAGGATGCCGAGGATCGCGAGCACCCACACGATGTAGCCGACGACCTGCTGGAAGCCGTCGTCGTCGAGGTTCGCCTCGGCGACCACCCCGATCGCGAGCAGGACGACGAGCGCGAGGATCGGCACGAACAGCGCCTTCGGGTGCTGCCGCGTGCTCAGGATCAGTCGCTCACCGGGGTTGAGCAGCTTCTTCGAGATGGCCACGGGGAGATCATCCCACCCTTCGCCCGGTTCGGCTGCGCACGCGGCGACTCAGTCGGTCGCGCGCACGTGTACGACGTCTCCGGCACCCACCCGCTCGGTCCCGGACGAGGTCTCGACGACGAGCCGGCCGTCGGGGTCGATGTCGGTGGCGCGGCCGGTCAGCTCGCCGCCACCGGGCAGGTCCACCCGGACCTCGCGACCGAGCGTGGCGCAGTGGGAGCGGTAGGAGGTGGCGAGCCGCTGGGTGCCGAGGTCGCCGCCGGCCTGCCAGACGTCGTACCCCTCCCGGATGGCGGTGACGGCCTCGATCAGCACCTGCGTCCGGTCGGGCGCGCCCGGCGCCGCGACCGCGAGGCTGGTGGCCGTCTCGACCGGCAGTTCGTCGGCCGTC
Above is a genomic segment from Nocardioides aromaticivorans containing:
- a CDS encoding 5-(carboxyamino)imidazole ribonucleotide synthase; protein product: MPATERSPRIAVIGGGQLARMMAQPAIALGVPLRLLAEAEGVSAAQVIPDQQVGDYRDLATLRAVTEGCSVVTFDHEHVPTEHLRALADDGVVAHPGPEALVHAQDKIVMREAMTRLGAPQPRWAVVTSVAEVETFGLPCVLKTSRGGYDGKGVWFARTTADAADALATAEEAGVRLLAEELVDFRRELSALVARAPSGQAAAYPVVASLQVDGICREVVAPAPDLDPALATAAQELALRIAGELGVTGILAVELFEAVDADGNPQVLVNELAMRPHNTGHWTQDGAVTSQFENHLRAALDLPLGSPEPRARWTVMVNILGGDNPDVGRLYDGYPHALARDPRLRVHLYGKDLRPGRKVGHVNTFGDDLEDCLERARHAAAWFRGDLGNHSE
- a CDS encoding TetR/AcrR family transcriptional regulator, whose product is MPTPTRERLVAAAFELFEAQGYDATTVDDIAARAGTGRSTFFRHFRGKEEVVLPDHEALLGRLADRLAVASPGSAGTALREAAGMVLSHYLAEGGTARARYRLSSSVPAIRDRETASVQRYVRLFSQHIHGWLDQEPDGPLRAELVASSVVIAHNHVLRRWVRGETDDPRGELDDALTLALRLLRDPGAPDQPTIVITGGVDDVDDVVRRVREALAPGKNRGRPGIAPT
- the purE gene encoding 5-(carboxyamino)imidazole ribonucleotide mutase is translated as MTARVGIVMGSDSDWPVMQLAAEALQEFGIAHEADVVSAHRMPEEMLAYGKEAAGRGLSVIIAGAGGAAHLPGMLAAVTPLPVIGVPVPLKYLDGMDSLLSIVQMPAGVPVATVAIGGARNAGLLAVRILAASDPALQQRMSDFQAELKAAAEAKGAVVRGH
- a CDS encoding LPXTG cell wall anchor domain-containing protein, producing MLRKIAALAALSAAVVVTPVGSATADDGYSGMQIPTETLIVVVDAEIGKPVELEVSASANYPTPPEGDIEVKILAASGTARGARAVASAPLFTTTVHFVDDAVPVTGPSLPRGKYIATAALTPDNTELFLPSDDTTAFRLGAGPGGDDDDNGNLPNTGGPNVMWLLLGTALVGAGVGGVGYGRRRQQGVPA
- a CDS encoding PH domain-containing protein, which produces MAISKKLLNPGERLILSTRQHPKALFVPILALVVLLAIGVVAEANLDDDGFQQVVGYIVWVLAILGILWFSVRPFLVWLTTVHAFTDRRLITRNGILTRRGHDIPLARVSDISIEINLIDRPFGCGSLLIADASTHGMVRLNDIPHVEAAQRQLNELLHDLHQGPGVRRDEGV
- a CDS encoding LPXTG cell wall anchor domain-containing protein; this translates as MRRLLTALAIVGALLVPGGRAVADDTYTPTFPTSCNINVPHVAVGKRVHLVIEVASNSNVAEVGTVKLTISTASARQAARAAARGVVWTKTVRYEGSPIEVLGPVLPRGRYRVTMAFTPDDGQLTGCRNAVGFRVGGGGTGGEDDDNGTLPNTGGPHLWILLAGLGLVVAGGGLAGGSRRPRALA
- a CDS encoding class E sortase, producing the protein MSQVDAPDGPDEGATSDEGEGTVRVRRRRQRPGNGSGSTTAKPPVSTGRRVSFWLGCGLIAAGLAVLAWVAWQFWGTNWVSERRQGQVAISLRDGWADGQDVVRTDFGNASAILVIPRFGKDYEVPVLEGSSDEVLAAGVGHMENTADAGAEGNYVLAGHRVTHGEPFADFPKLEPGDEIFVMTRAATYTYVLDSGGEDLIIPFTKTWVLDPKPVNPDGGTQPPDTIDGDPNTHIITLLTCSEIFHTDNRSVAFGHLVESVPTNAS
- a CDS encoding winged helix-turn-helix domain-containing protein, producing the protein MIEVQDVRVDPSTRRAWRGDREVLLSRKEFDLVHALIARAGTVVTREELMRDVWGVTFWTSSKTIDVHLGWVRRKLGDDTRQPRLITTIRGQGLRFEAGEPAGLTDTA
- a CDS encoding heparan-alpha-glucosaminide N-acetyltransferase domain-containing protein, with product MLRVAPLREGRLVGIDVARTVALVGMIATHVLDGRTTTGELTTVQWLAGGRASALFAVLAGVSIALMSGGAHPVRGSERTRTVLGLAARAVLVALLGLALGGLETSLAIILAYYGVLFLLGLPFIGLRAVPLAVLAGVWLVAAPVASHLVRPSLPVRDFASPDFSRFVDPGPLLADLLLTGYYPAVPWLAYLLAGMAIGRTDLTGWRTPLRLAACGLGLAVVATAVSRLCTSSLEVRTALVPHRVTTEDELLRMLSGSQHGTTPTDGAWQWLLVVSPHSATPFDLAQTIGSALVVIGLALALADVLPRWGRAALAVLAGAGAMPLSLYTLHVVMRTPDVWPAEQERTFGWHVAVVLGVGAVFALLGRRGPLEWLVGWPGRRLRRGVRTG
- a CDS encoding CoA-binding protein, with amino-acid sequence MTSAPAHLSHDAIDLMLDDCETWAVVGLSANTRRTAYAIAQVLQAHGKRIVPIHPVFGTPDGPEEVLGERGYATLADVPFPVDVVDVFRRSEEAGQFADQAVAIGARGVWFQVGVVDEAAFERTRAAGVAMVMDTCPKIEWVNRSVRRA
- a CDS encoding adenylate/guanylate cyclase domain-containing protein, with the protein product MSDTDPELTFLGEEPQLTAAEVADQAGIPLAQARRLWRTLGFPERGDARAYTEADVAALRLVVDLLGEGIIDLDVALNVARGVGLSMARLADWEVGELVHHVDEAFAEQGGAEDGDSTAWVMDRFGARFEDLLVYAWRRHLAAAVDRMQSVRAIDADPHTTDLSVGFADIVGFTALSNEVSRERIGELVEVFESRCGDVIAREQGRLIKSMGDAVLFVNDDPMAAFSTAEGIINVIGRDPRMPDVRVGLASGGVVLRLGDVFGPPVNLAARLTQVARRNRIIVDHATADLLPADQIESRPLPPRPVRGFGVVEPVAVRRA
- a CDS encoding acyl-CoA dehydrogenase family protein, whose amino-acid sequence is MYALSEEHQAIREAVRAICDAKVAPFAAAVDEEARYPQEAHDALQAADFHAPHVPEEYGGAGADALATVLVIEEVARADVSASLIPAVNKLGSLPVMIGGGEEIKKKYLTKLAAGEGGFSYCLSEPDAGSDAANQKTRAVRDGDDWILNGTKRWISNAGESEFYTVLATTDPDARTRGISAFVVEKSDAGVSFGAPEKKLGIKGSPTREVYFDNVRIPGDRIIGEEGKGFEYAMKTLDHTRITIAAQAVGVAQGALDYALGYAKERQQFGKAIADFQGLQFLLAEMGMKVEAARQLTYAAAGRSERGDSDLTFFGAAAKCFASDVAMEVTTNAVQVLGGYGYTRDYPVERMMRDAKITQIYEGTNQVQRIVMARQLLAGVQSEL